One Salvelinus fontinalis isolate EN_2023a chromosome 27, ASM2944872v1, whole genome shotgun sequence genomic region harbors:
- the LOC129825684 gene encoding autotransporter adhesin BpaC-like produces the protein MAVTFGLSLSVSWICCLLIGGITCFTLKGNAYGHPASTGPEPTGSHAQASVVSVPNAKATGHNSPVNVTSGRNATSEATDIRASAEATGPLASAEATGPRASAEATGPRASAEATGPRASAEATGPRASAEATGPRASAEATGASAEATGASAEATGASAEATGASAEATGASAEATGASAEATGASAEATGASAEATGASAEATGARASAEATGLEQTARPLNKLDRAIIIWFAQLLNRLSPVTVPPFEEKGKAN, from the exons ATGGCTGTGACTTTTGGACTCTCTTTGAG TGTTTCTTGGATTTGCTGCCTGCTAATTGGAGGGATAACGTGTTTTACACTTAAAG GTAACGCTTATGGGCATCCTGCCTCAACTGGACCTGAACCAACAGGATCCCATGCCCAAGCGAGTGTGGTGTCTGTTCCAAATGCTAAAGCTACTGGCCACAATAGCCCAGTAAATGTGACGTCGGGTCGAAATGCCACATCTGAAGCAACTGACATCCGCGCCTCAGCAGAAGCCACCGGCCCCCTCGCCTCAGCAGAAGCGACCGGCCCCCGCGCCTCAGCAGAAGCGACCGGCCCCCGCGCCTCAGCAGAAGCGACCGGCCCCCGCGCCTCAGCAGAAGCGACCGGCCCCCGCGCCTCAGCAGAAGCGACCGGCCCCCGCGCCTCAGCAGAAGCGACCGGCGCCTCAGCAGAAGCGACCGGCGCCTCAGCAGAAGCGACCGGCGCCTCAGCAGAAGCGACCGGCGCCTCAGCAGAAGCGACCGGCGCCTCAGCAGAAGCGACCGGCGCCTCAGCAGAAGCGACCGGCGCCTCAGCAGAAGCGACCGGCGCCTCAGCAGAAGCGACCGGCGCCTCAGCAGAAGCGACCGGCGCCCGCGCCTCAGCAGAAGCGACAGGCCTTGAACAGACGGCCCGACCCCTCAACAAGCTAGATAGGGCGATCATAATTTGGTTTGCCCAACTCCTTAATCGTCTTTCCCCTGTTACTGTGCCTCCTTTTGAAGAAAAGGGCAAAGCTAACTGA